A stretch of the Agromyces larvae genome encodes the following:
- a CDS encoding YhgE/Pip family protein, whose product MSTRLQALLGTGVRRRRTRAAALLATVLVVPLAVAGIIAGALGGADDRLDAIPAIVVNDDEMVTMTLPDGTEQPVLAGRQLVTELTGPDSAGFSWTISNGDEAADLLASGDAYAVLTIPSAFSASVTSLGGADPTQAQLQIRTDDAHGYLAGSVAQSVGTAMTAAFGQQLTAQYLEGFYAELAGFGGSLGEAADGAGQLATGASGLADGVGQLSGGVAQAASGATDAATGAAAYADGVRRYTEGVDGIAAGLGDLGRGAAGLDEISNQWDAYTGGIAQGVDQVEQAVGPVADRFAALLAEHPELVEQYPQLAEAAGTIDGVRGQLGRLATGGQQLAAASRGAIDGVQGGIDGLAGGAAQLATGSAGLRDGATGLASGVGELATGLGQLSTGAGEAASGAGQLADGTRTFADGLASGAEQAKALTDLDAERTAKVVSEPVVVDAARDHEIEGTGGIIAMLFAPIGLWVGALAMFLVFRPFGREALRSTASTGGLVWRTLARAGLVALVQAAAVVALVHTTLGVSWSVLPQTLAFSALLALAFTAIHAFLTVALGRGGAIVSLVLLALQLAATGGLLPVEVLSGPFQAISPLLPLTWAVDGMQAIVAGASGGAVAGAAGVLAAMAAVAIAGTALVVGRRRGIRSIGFAATALG is encoded by the coding sequence ATGAGCACCAGACTCCAGGCCCTGCTCGGCACCGGCGTGCGTCGTCGCCGCACTCGGGCGGCCGCCCTGCTCGCCACCGTCCTCGTCGTGCCGCTGGCGGTCGCCGGCATCATCGCCGGCGCGCTCGGCGGCGCCGACGACCGGCTCGACGCCATCCCCGCGATCGTCGTGAACGACGACGAGATGGTCACCATGACCCTGCCCGACGGCACCGAGCAGCCGGTGCTCGCGGGCCGCCAGCTCGTCACCGAGCTCACCGGCCCCGATTCCGCCGGATTCTCGTGGACGATCTCGAACGGCGACGAGGCGGCCGATCTGCTCGCCTCGGGCGACGCGTACGCGGTGCTCACCATCCCCTCGGCGTTCTCGGCCTCGGTGACCTCGCTCGGCGGCGCCGACCCGACCCAGGCGCAGCTGCAGATCCGCACCGACGACGCGCACGGCTACCTCGCGGGCTCGGTCGCGCAGTCGGTCGGCACCGCGATGACCGCGGCCTTCGGGCAGCAGCTCACCGCCCAGTATCTCGAGGGGTTCTACGCCGAACTGGCCGGATTCGGCGGCTCGCTCGGCGAAGCGGCCGACGGCGCCGGGCAGCTCGCGACGGGCGCCTCCGGCCTGGCCGACGGTGTCGGTCAGCTCTCGGGGGGTGTCGCGCAGGCGGCATCGGGGGCCACGGATGCCGCGACCGGCGCCGCGGCGTACGCCGACGGCGTGCGCCGGTACACCGAGGGCGTCGACGGCATCGCGGCGGGCCTCGGCGACCTCGGTCGCGGTGCGGCCGGACTCGACGAGATCTCGAACCAGTGGGACGCGTATACGGGCGGCATCGCCCAGGGCGTCGACCAGGTCGAGCAGGCTGTCGGGCCGGTGGCCGACCGGTTCGCCGCCCTGCTCGCCGAACACCCCGAACTCGTCGAGCAGTACCCGCAGCTCGCCGAGGCGGCCGGCACGATCGACGGCGTCCGCGGGCAGCTCGGCCGGCTCGCCACCGGCGGGCAGCAGCTCGCCGCGGCATCCCGCGGCGCCATCGACGGCGTACAGGGCGGAATCGACGGACTCGCCGGCGGCGCCGCGCAGCTCGCGACCGGCTCGGCCGGCCTGCGCGACGGCGCGACCGGACTCGCGTCGGGCGTCGGCGAGCTCGCGACCGGCCTCGGGCAGCTCTCCACCGGAGCCGGCGAGGCCGCCTCCGGTGCGGGGCAGCTCGCCGACGGCACCCGCACGTTCGCCGACGGGCTCGCCTCGGGCGCCGAGCAGGCGAAGGCGCTCACCGACCTCGACGCCGAGCGCACCGCGAAGGTCGTCTCCGAGCCGGTCGTGGTCGACGCCGCGCGCGACCACGAGATCGAGGGCACCGGCGGCATCATCGCCATGCTGTTCGCCCCGATCGGGCTGTGGGTGGGGGCGCTCGCGATGTTCCTCGTGTTCCGGCCGTTCGGCCGCGAGGCGCTGCGCAGCACCGCGTCGACCGGCGGCCTCGTGTGGCGCACGCTCGCGCGCGCCGGGCTGGTGGCGCTCGTGCAGGCGGCCGCCGTGGTGGCGCTCGTGCACACCACGCTCGGCGTGAGCTGGAGCGTGCTGCCGCAGACGCTCGCCTTCTCGGCGCTGCTCGCGCTCGCGTTCACCGCGATCCACGCGTTCCTCACGGTCGCACTCGGCCGGGGCGGGGCGATCGTCTCGCTCGTGCTGCTCGCCCTGCAGCTCGCCGCGACCGGGGGACTGCTGCCGGTCGAGGTGCTGAGCGGGCCGTTCCAGGCGATCAGTCCGCTGCTGCCGCTCACCTGGGCGGTCGACGGGATGCAGGCGATCGTCGCGGGCGCGAGCGGTGGCGCCGTCGCCGGGGCGGCGGGCGTGCTCGCGGCGATGGCGGCGGTCGCGATCGCGGGCACGGCGCTCGTGGTCGGCCGGAGGCGGGGCATCCGCTCGATCGGGTTCGCCGCGACCGCGCTCGGCTGA
- a CDS encoding MMPL family transporter, producing MALLLHRIGRFAFRRVWLVIGAWALALAAFLGAGVGLGGQLQESFAIPGTESQEAIDHLAAVFPQTAGAQAKAVVEAPDGASVEDPPFRDAIAAMETELEQVDGVASVLGPFDEYAGDQVSDDGRTAYLQVQFDGSVAEVTDASIEAVTATGAIADDAGMAVAFGGEVFQETSFGLTLTEVFGVVFAGVVLVITFGSLLAAGMPLLTAILGVGLAFGGISIVAAFAPVSSTAPMLAVMIGLAVGIDYALFILSRHRTQLARGQDPEDSAAEAVATAGGAVVFAGLTVIIALLGLLVVGIPFLSVMGVGAAFAVLVAVAGAVTLLPALLGVAGRRLVPKPGSRAHRRAVAHDEGGKRTMGRRWVDLVLKAPAVFLVLVVGVLGTAAIPAASLDLNLPSDATAEPGSAQREAYDLIADGFGPGYNGPLIVTVDITQTTDIFDDLDEIGDRIAALDGVAYVGQGLPNETVDTAIIQVIPESAPNDPETKRIVEEIRELEPSIAADFGTPIAVTGYTAVSIDISNRLDDALIPFALIVVGLSIVLLLIVFRSVFVPLKAALGFLLSAFGAIGLTVAVFQWGWFADLLHIEPGPILSFLPILLMAVLFGLAMDYEVFLVSGMREEYVRSLRQAQGAGAAEGAGAAQALRQAQGAEAAQALRQAQGAGAEGAPSVSKGEPRTAIVHGFQHAARVVTAAALIMFFVFFAFVPEGSGVIKGIAFALAVGVAFDAFLVRMTLVPAAMALAGRGAWWLPRWLDRALPSVDIEGEGLRDHLEQAAWAAGSTAVIRAERAVFGLADRPVGPVDVEVPAGGLLLVEGEPVDRRIVAATLAGRLEPVSGRVAVFGRPLPSEAGAVARRVAIAEVAAGDGNARTVGEQVGARLDATRAWYRLWPSRRARRVWVERAAQASGAAASDASPDAVSNASAPFAEDTPVAALGAVDRTLVALAAALAEKPDAVVIDLDDETGADDARLWAAAAALVPRQVAVIAGVAPGRPAAAFAARGIRTVRLSPVIQEAIR from the coding sequence ATGGCATTGCTGCTCCACCGCATCGGGCGGTTCGCATTCCGCCGCGTCTGGCTCGTGATCGGCGCGTGGGCGCTCGCGCTCGCCGCGTTCCTCGGCGCCGGGGTCGGGCTCGGCGGTCAGCTCCAGGAGTCGTTCGCGATCCCGGGCACCGAGTCGCAGGAGGCGATCGACCACCTCGCCGCGGTGTTCCCGCAGACGGCGGGCGCGCAGGCGAAGGCGGTCGTCGAGGCTCCCGACGGGGCATCCGTCGAGGACCCGCCCTTCCGCGACGCGATCGCCGCGATGGAGACGGAGCTCGAACAGGTCGACGGCGTCGCGAGCGTGCTCGGCCCGTTCGACGAGTACGCGGGCGATCAGGTCTCCGACGACGGGCGCACCGCGTACCTCCAGGTCCAGTTCGACGGGTCGGTCGCCGAGGTGACGGATGCCTCGATCGAGGCCGTGACCGCGACCGGCGCGATCGCCGACGACGCCGGCATGGCGGTGGCGTTCGGCGGCGAGGTGTTCCAGGAGACGAGCTTCGGGCTGACGCTCACCGAGGTGTTCGGCGTGGTGTTCGCGGGCGTGGTGCTCGTCATCACGTTCGGGTCGCTGCTCGCGGCGGGGATGCCGCTGCTGACCGCGATCCTCGGGGTCGGGCTGGCGTTCGGCGGCATCTCGATCGTCGCCGCCTTCGCACCGGTGTCGAGCACCGCCCCGATGCTCGCGGTCATGATCGGACTCGCGGTCGGCATCGACTACGCCCTGTTCATCCTGTCGCGGCACCGCACGCAGCTCGCCCGCGGGCAGGATCCGGAGGACAGCGCGGCCGAAGCGGTCGCGACCGCGGGCGGCGCGGTCGTGTTCGCCGGCCTCACCGTGATCATCGCGCTGCTCGGCCTGCTCGTGGTCGGCATCCCGTTCCTCAGCGTGATGGGGGTGGGTGCCGCGTTCGCCGTGCTCGTCGCGGTGGCCGGGGCGGTCACGCTGCTGCCCGCGTTGCTCGGCGTCGCCGGTCGCCGCCTGGTGCCGAAGCCGGGGAGCCGGGCGCACCGGCGGGCGGTCGCGCACGACGAGGGCGGCAAGCGCACCATGGGGCGCCGTTGGGTCGACCTGGTGCTGAAGGCGCCCGCGGTGTTCCTCGTGCTCGTCGTCGGGGTGCTCGGCACTGCGGCGATCCCCGCGGCGAGCCTCGACCTCAACCTGCCGAGCGACGCGACCGCAGAGCCGGGCAGCGCACAGCGCGAGGCGTACGACCTCATCGCCGACGGCTTCGGCCCCGGCTACAACGGCCCGCTCATCGTGACGGTCGACATCACGCAGACGACCGACATCTTCGACGACCTCGACGAGATCGGCGACCGCATCGCTGCGCTCGACGGCGTCGCGTACGTCGGGCAGGGCCTGCCGAACGAGACCGTCGACACCGCGATCATCCAGGTCATCCCCGAGAGCGCGCCGAACGACCCCGAGACCAAGCGCATCGTCGAGGAGATCCGCGAGCTCGAACCCTCGATCGCCGCCGACTTCGGCACCCCGATCGCCGTCACCGGCTACACGGCCGTGTCGATCGACATCTCGAACCGGCTCGACGACGCGCTCATCCCGTTCGCGCTCATCGTCGTCGGCCTGTCGATCGTGCTGCTGCTCATCGTGTTCCGCTCGGTGTTCGTGCCGCTGAAAGCCGCGCTCGGGTTCCTGCTGTCGGCGTTCGGCGCGATCGGGCTGACGGTCGCGGTGTTCCAGTGGGGATGGTTCGCCGACCTGCTGCACATCGAGCCGGGGCCGATCCTCAGCTTCCTGCCGATCCTGCTCATGGCGGTGCTGTTCGGCCTCGCGATGGACTACGAGGTGTTCCTCGTGTCGGGGATGCGGGAGGAGTATGTACGGTCCCTTCGACAGGCTCAGGGAGCGGGGGCGGCCGAGGGAGCCGGGGCGGCTCAGGCCCTTCGACAGGCTCAGGGAGCGGAGGCGGCTCAGGCCCTTCGACAGGCTCAGGGAGCGGGGGCCGAAGGTGCCCCGAGCGTGTCGAAGGGCGAGCCCCGCACCGCGATCGTGCACGGGTTCCAGCACGCCGCGCGCGTGGTCACGGCCGCGGCGCTCATCATGTTCTTCGTCTTCTTCGCGTTCGTGCCCGAAGGGTCCGGCGTGATCAAGGGCATTGCGTTCGCGCTCGCGGTCGGCGTCGCGTTCGACGCGTTCCTCGTGCGGATGACGCTCGTTCCCGCCGCGATGGCGCTCGCCGGGCGCGGGGCGTGGTGGCTGCCGAGGTGGCTCGATCGTGCGCTGCCGTCGGTCGACATTGAGGGCGAGGGCCTTCGCGACCACCTCGAGCAGGCCGCATGGGCGGCCGGCTCAACCGCCGTGATCCGCGCTGAGCGCGCCGTGTTCGGGCTCGCCGACCGGCCGGTCGGCCCGGTCGACGTCGAGGTGCCCGCGGGCGGGCTGCTGCTCGTCGAGGGCGAGCCCGTCGACCGCCGCATCGTCGCCGCGACGCTCGCGGGCCGGCTCGAGCCCGTGTCGGGCCGGGTCGCCGTGTTCGGCCGCCCCCTGCCGTCGGAGGCGGGAGCGGTCGCACGCCGGGTCGCGATCGCCGAGGTCGCGGCCGGCGACGGCAACGCGCGCACGGTGGGCGAACAGGTCGGCGCGCGCCTCGACGCGACGCGTGCCTGGTACCGGCTGTGGCCGTCGCGCCGCGCCCGGCGGGTGTGGGTCGAGCGGGCGGCGCAGGCCTCCGGCGCGGCCGCATCGGATGCCTCGCCCGACGCCGTTTCGAACGCGTCGGCGCCGTTCGCCGAGGACACCCCGGTGGCCGCGCTCGGTGCGGTCGACCGCACCCTCGTCGCGCTCGCCGCGGCTCTCGCCGAGAAGCCCGACGCCGTCGTGATCGACCTCGACGACGAGACCGGCGCCGACGACGCCCGTCTGTGGGCGGCCGCCGCGGCGCTCGTGCCGCGGCAGGTCGCGGTCATCGCCGGAGTCGCCCCCGGCCGCCCCGCCGCGGCGTTCGCGGCGCGAGGCATCCGAACCGTCCGTCTCAGCCCCGTGATCCAGGAGGCCATCCGATGA
- a CDS encoding TetR/AcrR family transcriptional regulator — protein MPTDLQAPARLRASDELRQAALEQFASAGFAGTSLQQIAAHAGYAKSSVLYHYASKEALLEAAVTPAVDALDELVAEFVRDGRSGAVRGEFVERFVDFLLGHRLAVHIVVNQAQSLHGLPVIDRANAVIRTLAEAICADDAPLIEQLRFGVALAGAVYTLVAGATFLDDDPSFETDPAEVRDALVAVLTELLVPASGR, from the coding sequence ATGCCCACCGACCTTCAGGCCCCCGCCCGCCTCCGCGCGAGCGACGAGCTCCGCCAGGCCGCGCTCGAACAGTTCGCCTCGGCGGGCTTCGCGGGCACCTCGCTGCAGCAGATCGCCGCGCACGCCGGGTACGCGAAGTCGAGCGTGCTCTACCACTACGCCTCGAAGGAGGCGCTGCTGGAGGCCGCGGTCACCCCCGCGGTCGACGCGCTCGATGAGCTCGTCGCCGAGTTCGTGCGCGACGGGCGTTCCGGTGCCGTGCGCGGCGAGTTCGTCGAACGGTTCGTCGACTTCCTGCTCGGCCACCGGCTCGCGGTGCACATCGTCGTGAACCAGGCGCAGTCGCTGCACGGGCTGCCCGTGATCGACCGCGCGAACGCGGTCATCCGCACGCTCGCCGAGGCGATCTGCGCCGACGACGCGCCGCTGATCGAACAGTTGCGCTTCGGCGTCGCGCTCGCCGGAGCCGTGTACACCCTCGTCGCCGGGGCCACCTTCCTCGACGACGACCCGAGCTTCGAGACCGACCCCGCCGAGGTCCGGGATGCGCTCGTCGCCGTGCTCACCGAACTGCTCGTGCCGGCCTCCGGCCGCTGA
- a CDS encoding biotin transporter BioY has translation MTAAEPTASRAARSTARDLAQIAVFAALIAALTLPGAIPVGVGVPITLQTLGVMLAGSILGARKGALAVTVYVALGLAGLPILAGASGGLGVLAGPSGGFLLAFIPAAFVIGWIAARFAPRLRLVTLLVANLVGGILVVYLIGVPWLAAALHLPLWQAFLVGALPYLLGDIAKAVVTALVAAAVHRAWPGLIAARDWPWARRGREASVAGSVTAPTATEAAAGE, from the coding sequence ATGACCGCAGCCGAGCCCACGGCCAGCCGGGCCGCACGTTCCACCGCGAGAGACCTCGCCCAGATCGCCGTCTTCGCCGCACTCATCGCCGCGCTCACCCTGCCGGGTGCCATCCCGGTCGGCGTCGGCGTGCCGATCACCCTGCAGACCCTCGGCGTCATGCTCGCGGGCTCGATCCTCGGGGCGCGCAAGGGCGCGCTCGCGGTCACCGTGTACGTCGCCCTCGGCCTGGCCGGCCTGCCGATCCTCGCGGGCGCGAGCGGCGGCCTCGGCGTGCTCGCCGGACCGAGCGGCGGATTCCTCCTCGCGTTCATCCCGGCGGCGTTCGTGATCGGGTGGATCGCCGCGCGGTTCGCCCCGCGCCTGCGGCTCGTGACCCTGCTCGTCGCCAACCTCGTCGGCGGCATCCTCGTCGTGTACCTGATCGGCGTGCCGTGGCTCGCGGCCGCCCTGCACCTGCCGCTCTGGCAGGCGTTCCTGGTCGGTGCACTCCCCTACCTCCTCGGCGACATCGCGAAGGCCGTGGTGACCGCGCTCGTCGCGGCCGCCGTGCACCGGGCCTGGCCCGGGCTCATCGCCGCCCGCGACTGGCCGTGGGCGCGGCGCGGCCGCGAGGCATCCGTCGCCGGCTCCGTGACCGCCCCGACGGCGACCGAGGCAGCGGCCGGAGAATGA
- a CDS encoding energy-coupling factor ABC transporter ATP-binding protein, producing MSEIVFEHVTHRFDGADVLVDVSLRLSEPRIGIVGANGSGKSTLARMINGLVDPSEGRVLVDGLDVARHGREVRRRVGFVFTNPDTQIVMPTVREDVAFSLRRLRLSEADAAERVDRALDRFGLTDLADRPAHRLSGGQKQLLALAAVLVAEPAVLVADEPTTLLDARNSALVDRHFAALDQQLVIVTHRLETVADFDRVLVVDAGRIVADDVPQVALEAYRDLIAAVESP from the coding sequence ATGAGCGAGATCGTCTTCGAGCACGTCACGCACCGATTCGACGGTGCGGACGTGCTCGTCGACGTGTCGCTGCGGCTCAGCGAGCCGCGCATCGGCATCGTCGGGGCGAACGGGTCCGGCAAGTCGACGCTCGCGCGCATGATCAACGGGCTCGTCGACCCCTCGGAGGGGCGAGTGCTCGTCGACGGCCTCGACGTCGCGCGGCACGGGCGCGAGGTGCGCCGCCGCGTGGGGTTCGTGTTCACGAACCCCGATACGCAGATCGTGATGCCCACGGTGCGCGAGGACGTCGCGTTCTCGCTGCGCCGGTTGCGGTTGAGCGAAGCGGATGCCGCGGAGCGCGTCGACCGCGCCCTCGACCGGTTCGGGCTGACCGACCTGGCCGACCGGCCCGCGCACCGCCTGTCGGGCGGGCAGAAGCAGTTGCTCGCGCTCGCCGCGGTGCTCGTCGCCGAGCCCGCGGTGCTCGTCGCCGACGAGCCGACGACCCTGCTCGACGCCCGCAACTCGGCACTCGTCGACCGGCACTTCGCCGCCCTCGACCAGCAGCTCGTCATCGTCACCCACCGGCTCGAGACGGTCGCCGACTTCGACCGGGTGCTCGTCGTCGATGCCGGCCGCATCGTCGCCGACGACGTGCCGCAGGTCGCGCTCGAGGCCTACCGCGATCTGATCGCCGCCGTGGAGTCGCCGTGA
- a CDS encoding energy-coupling factor transporter transmembrane component T family protein, whose product MIGAYVPGGSLLHRTPAGWKLVLLGASVIVVVLLRPWWATAIACAAVLALFALARIPLRTLVRQLAPIGWILLLAVPLNALFAGWEQAATVGLRIVACVALAALVTLTTPVTAMLDALQRAIRPFGRRIDADRVGLVLAMTIRAVPLMAEIVREVLDARRARGAERSMRAIAVPVVVRALRTADGMGEALIARGADD is encoded by the coding sequence GTGATCGGCGCATACGTGCCGGGCGGTTCGCTGCTGCACCGCACACCCGCCGGGTGGAAGCTGGTGCTGCTCGGAGCATCCGTCATCGTCGTCGTGCTGCTGCGCCCGTGGTGGGCGACCGCGATCGCGTGCGCTGCGGTGCTCGCGCTGTTCGCGCTCGCCCGCATCCCGCTGCGCACGCTCGTGCGCCAGCTCGCCCCGATCGGATGGATCCTGCTCCTCGCGGTGCCCCTGAACGCCCTCTTCGCCGGCTGGGAACAGGCCGCCACGGTGGGCCTGCGCATCGTCGCGTGCGTAGCGCTCGCGGCGCTCGTGACGCTCACGACCCCCGTGACCGCGATGCTCGACGCGTTGCAGCGCGCGATCCGACCGTTCGGCCGGCGCATCGACGCCGACCGGGTCGGTCTGGTGCTCGCGATGACGATCCGGGCGGTGCCGCTGATGGCCGAGATCGTGCGCGAGGTGCTCGACGCACGCCGTGCCCGAGGTGCGGAACGCTCGATGCGCGCGATCGCGGTGCCCGTCGTGGTGCGGGCGCTGCGCACCGCCGACGGCATGGGCGAGGCCCTCATCGCGCGCGGCGCCGACGACTGA
- a CDS encoding metal-dependent hydrolase, with the protein MSPGAARLVDGPPRGGPFHVAEGRHDHGFGTVMMGITHATSGAAAWVALTSTMPVLTLGAHPLDPTGVLAGAAVCAGAALLPDADHRSATIAQSVPVLGRLATSVVGELTGGHRHGAHSALAVMVVAVASWALSLVVLPAETLGIGSVGTALGAEQIALGAGAGTAALTAFGLRARDFVASWPLAWFCGLLLGTFIALLAPQQAAWFPLAVTAGFAVHLLGDLLTVGGLPGLLWPWVPRPPRSLRPVPVLRLLWLPNGYIALPLLGRTGSTRETLFGMLLALYAFAGSGWECLVLLGVEPALGAG; encoded by the coding sequence ATGTCGCCGGGTGCCGCCAGACTGGTCGACGGCCCGCCTCGAGGCGGGCCGTTCCACGTCGCGGAGGGTCGGCACGATCATGGGTTCGGCACGGTCATGATGGGCATCACGCACGCCACGAGCGGCGCCGCAGCGTGGGTGGCCCTCACCAGCACCATGCCGGTGCTCACCCTGGGCGCGCATCCGCTCGACCCCACGGGCGTACTCGCGGGCGCGGCCGTGTGCGCCGGTGCGGCGCTGCTGCCCGACGCCGACCACCGCAGCGCCACCATCGCGCAGTCGGTGCCCGTGCTCGGCCGCCTGGCCACATCGGTCGTCGGCGAACTGACCGGAGGGCACCGGCACGGGGCGCACTCGGCACTGGCGGTCATGGTGGTCGCGGTCGCCTCGTGGGCGCTGTCGCTCGTGGTGCTGCCCGCCGAGACGCTCGGCATCGGCTCGGTCGGCACCGCGCTGGGGGCGGAGCAGATCGCGCTCGGCGCGGGCGCCGGCACCGCGGCGCTCACCGCGTTCGGGCTGCGGGCCCGCGATTTCGTGGCGTCGTGGCCGCTCGCCTGGTTCTGCGGCCTGCTGCTCGGCACGTTCATCGCGCTGCTCGCACCGCAGCAGGCGGCCTGGTTCCCCCTCGCGGTCACCGCTGGGTTCGCCGTCCACCTGCTCGGCGACCTGCTCACCGTCGGCGGGCTGCCGGGCCTGCTCTGGCCGTGGGTGCCCCGACCTCCGCGATCGCTGCGCCCCGTGCCGGTGCTCCGGCTGCTCTGGCTGCCGAACGGCTACATCGCGCTGCCGCTGCTCGGGCGCACCGGATCGACCCGCGAGACCCTGTTCGGCATGCTGCTCGCGCTCTACGCCTTCGCCGGATCCGGGTGGGAATGCCTCGTGCTGCTCGGCGTCGAGCCTGCGCTCGGGGCGGGGTGA
- a CDS encoding IS1249 family transposase yields MVCGSLLVKNGTTAAGTQRWRCRDCGASSVRRRPDVTRREQLRRFLTWLTGKASQAELGGGTGRSFRHDTAWCWDLQPRMPITGEVHDAVLVDGVWVGSWCLLIAQSSTGTVIAWQWAASESTAAWEALFTQIPPPTVVVTDGGSGIRSALARTWPDTKVQRCIFHLQMNVTRELTRKPRLHAGKALRQIALALTDVHTVDDAITWRLTLEAWWQKYGHLTRERSMYDNGQFGYTHHRLRKAWVILHRAAQAGHIFTNLEHGNPRATSRLEGLNSQIRNLLRHHRGMPIEHRRRAAEWFLLLHEIPIDQAHKHAHQPAPKHVEPPTEDPIGPALYDTALSAEEGLWTRSGWAGRT; encoded by the coding sequence ATGGTATGCGGATCGTTGCTCGTGAAGAACGGGACGACCGCGGCCGGAACGCAGCGGTGGCGGTGCCGGGACTGCGGGGCCTCCTCCGTACGGCGACGTCCGGATGTCACCAGACGTGAGCAGTTACGCCGGTTCCTGACCTGGCTGACGGGCAAAGCATCTCAGGCCGAGCTCGGCGGCGGTACTGGACGTTCCTTCCGTCACGACACCGCCTGGTGCTGGGACCTTCAACCCCGCATGCCGATCACCGGTGAAGTCCATGACGCGGTCCTCGTCGACGGCGTCTGGGTCGGGTCCTGGTGCCTCCTGATCGCGCAATCCTCGACCGGGACCGTGATCGCCTGGCAATGGGCCGCAAGCGAGTCCACTGCCGCGTGGGAAGCCCTGTTCACCCAGATCCCACCACCGACCGTGGTCGTCACCGATGGGGGCTCCGGGATCCGTTCCGCACTCGCGCGAACCTGGCCAGACACCAAGGTCCAACGCTGTATCTTCCACCTGCAGATGAACGTGACCCGCGAACTCACACGCAAACCACGCCTGCACGCCGGCAAAGCACTCCGACAGATCGCGCTCGCCCTGACCGATGTCCACACGGTCGATGACGCGATCACCTGGCGGCTCACGCTCGAAGCCTGGTGGCAGAAATACGGGCACCTCACCCGAGAACGCAGCATGTACGACAACGGCCAGTTCGGGTACACCCATCACCGGCTCCGCAAAGCCTGGGTGATCCTGCACCGCGCCGCGCAAGCCGGACACATCTTCACCAACCTCGAGCACGGCAACCCAAGAGCAACCTCACGCTTGGAAGGCCTGAACTCCCAGATCCGCAACCTCCTCCGCCACCACCGCGGCATGCCGATCGAACACCGCCGAAGGGCCGCCGAATGGTTCCTGCTCCTCCACGAGATCCCCATCGATCAAGCACACAAGCACGCCCACCAGCCCGCACCGAAACACGTCGAACCACCGACAGAAGACCCCATCGGACCCGCACTCTACGACACCGCCCTGAGCGCCGAAGAAGGCCTCTGGACCCGCTCAGGATGGGCAGGCAGAACATGA
- a CDS encoding peptidoglycan recognition protein family protein, whose protein sequence is MVEFIIHHNAARGGAGVLEMMRTGSKQVSANYQVFEDGRAFGVVPREERSWSVSNAAWDGSAITFEIANNSGAPGWTISDASYDTVARIIAEDAAWAGIPINRSTVRGHREGCAFGHGGSYSTACPGGIDLDRLVRLAQQYQSSPAGGGTTPIQEDDMTPEQAKQLNAIYDALFKKDVVPGSTTGGRGMPGGLLRMAQIQYDATFQEEGKEAATRDGIFESLRKIRAKLGI, encoded by the coding sequence GTGGTGGAGTTCATCATCCACCACAACGCAGCCCGCGGCGGGGCCGGGGTGCTCGAGATGATGCGTACCGGGTCGAAGCAGGTGTCCGCGAACTATCAGGTGTTCGAGGATGGGCGCGCGTTCGGTGTGGTGCCGCGTGAGGAACGGTCCTGGTCTGTGTCGAACGCGGCGTGGGATGGGTCGGCGATCACGTTCGAGATCGCGAACAACTCGGGTGCGCCGGGGTGGACGATCTCTGACGCGTCGTATGACACGGTGGCGCGGATCATCGCTGAGGATGCGGCGTGGGCTGGCATCCCGATCAACCGGTCGACGGTCCGCGGGCACCGTGAGGGTTGCGCGTTTGGGCATGGCGGGTCGTACTCGACGGCATGCCCGGGCGGGATCGATCTTGACCGTCTTGTGCGGCTTGCACAGCAGTATCAGTCGTCGCCCGCCGGCGGCGGCACAACCCCGATTCAGGAGGACGACATGACCCCCGAACAGGCTAAGCAGCTCAACGCGATCTACGACGCACTCTTCAAGAAGGATGTCGTGCCCGGCAGCACGACGGGCGGGCGCGGCATGCCCGGTGGTCTGCTCCGCATGGCGCAGATCCAGTACGACGCGACCTTCCAGGAGGAAGGCAAGGAGGCCGCGACCCGTGACGGCATCTTCGAGTCGCTGCGCAAGATCCGCGCGAAGCTCGGCATCTGA